A part of Gramella sp. MAR_2010_147 genomic DNA contains:
- a CDS encoding circularly permuted type 2 ATP-grasp protein, whose amino-acid sequence MKNSSENPTFRSYNRDPKLYDEIFDENDNVRETYKTLFDLYSEHSARDFGRLNNKAKASFFNQGITFQVYGDHEIKEKIFPFDLFPRIIDSEEWELIEKGVLQRSKALNEFLRDLYHDKNIIKEGIVPLDLISSSVNYLDQMNGFNPPGGIYNHISGTDLIKHSDGKYYVLEDNIRCPSGVSYVVCNRTALKRALFGVFNHYQAYSVTNYAENLLEILESVKPQGVDVPNCVVITPGIYNSAYYEHSYLAKAMGVELVEGGDLFIKNDFVYMKTINGPQKVDVIYRRIDDQFLDPLEFKPDSALGVPGLMAAYKKGHVCLVNAPGTGVADDKAIYTYMPEIIKYYLNEEPILNNVPTYHCSRPDELKYVLENISNLVIKPVDEAGGYGISIGNRLIPEEIEEVRETVKASPRKYIAQPIMSLSVHPTYIEDNECFEPRHVDLRTFTLLGADKDFVLKGGLTRVALKKGNLIVNSSQGGGSKDTWVLKNNK is encoded by the coding sequence ATGAAAAACTCCAGTGAAAATCCCACTTTTAGATCTTATAACCGTGACCCTAAACTTTATGACGAAATCTTTGATGAAAATGATAACGTAAGGGAAACCTATAAAACCTTATTCGATCTTTATAGTGAACATTCTGCTCGGGATTTTGGCAGATTAAATAATAAAGCCAAAGCCTCTTTTTTCAATCAGGGAATTACGTTTCAAGTTTATGGAGATCATGAAATCAAAGAGAAAATTTTTCCTTTCGATCTATTCCCGCGAATTATTGATTCAGAAGAATGGGAACTGATTGAAAAAGGTGTACTCCAGAGAAGTAAAGCTTTAAACGAATTTTTACGCGACCTCTATCACGATAAAAATATTATTAAAGAGGGAATCGTACCTTTAGATCTTATTAGTTCTTCGGTGAACTATCTGGATCAAATGAACGGATTTAATCCCCCTGGAGGCATCTACAACCATATTTCCGGAACCGATCTCATCAAGCATTCTGACGGTAAGTATTATGTGCTGGAAGATAACATTCGATGCCCATCTGGAGTAAGTTATGTGGTATGCAATAGAACAGCCTTAAAAAGAGCACTTTTTGGTGTTTTTAATCATTACCAGGCGTACTCGGTGACCAATTATGCTGAAAATCTGCTGGAAATTCTGGAAAGTGTGAAGCCACAGGGTGTTGATGTGCCTAATTGCGTGGTAATTACTCCCGGTATTTATAATTCAGCATATTACGAACATTCTTATCTCGCGAAAGCCATGGGAGTTGAGTTGGTTGAAGGAGGTGATCTTTTTATTAAAAATGATTTCGTCTATATGAAAACCATCAACGGGCCCCAAAAGGTAGATGTTATTTACAGACGTATAGATGATCAATTTTTAGATCCATTAGAGTTTAAGCCAGACTCTGCGCTAGGTGTTCCCGGCCTAATGGCCGCTTATAAAAAAGGTCATGTTTGTCTTGTGAATGCACCGGGAACGGGGGTAGCCGATGATAAAGCCATTTACACCTATATGCCAGAAATTATTAAGTATTATCTTAATGAGGAACCTATTTTAAACAATGTTCCTACCTATCATTGCAGTAGGCCTGATGAGTTAAAATATGTTCTTGAGAATATTTCAAATCTCGTGATCAAACCTGTAGATGAAGCCGGCGGATATGGGATTTCCATAGGAAACCGACTTATACCGGAAGAAATTGAAGAAGTAAGGGAAACAGTTAAAGCAAGTCCCAGAAAATACATAGCTCAGCCCATCATGTCACTTTCGGTTCATCCCACTTATATAGAGGACAATGAGTGTTTCGAGCCAAGACATGTAGACCTAAGAACATTTACGTTATTGGGTGCAGACAAAGATTTTGTACTTAAAGGAGGGCTCACCAGAGTAGCTCTCAAAAAGGGAAATTTAATCGTTAATTCTTCTCAGGGTGGAGGTTCCAAAGACACCTGGGTTCTAAAAAACAATAAATAG
- a CDS encoding redoxin domain-containing protein — MKNLKPRQEVPELIVKTTKGLKWNLRDNEPKNFTMLIFYRGIHCPVCKKYLEELNTKIEDFKDKGVNVICVSSNKEELAQKTVEEWDIQNLNIGYDFSIEDGRKWDLFVSEGIKDAEPDVFLEPALFLIRPDNTLYSSSIQSMPFARPKFDELLKSISFVLKEDYPARGEA; from the coding sequence ATGAAGAATTTAAAACCGAGACAGGAAGTTCCAGAATTAATTGTAAAAACCACAAAAGGTTTGAAATGGAATCTTCGCGATAACGAACCTAAGAATTTTACCATGCTGATTTTTTATCGCGGAATTCATTGCCCCGTATGTAAAAAATATCTGGAAGAATTAAACACTAAGATCGAGGATTTCAAAGATAAAGGAGTTAATGTTATTTGTGTGAGTTCCAACAAAGAAGAGCTTGCTCAAAAAACAGTAGAAGAGTGGGATATTCAAAATCTAAATATTGGTTATGATTTTAGTATTGAAGATGGTAGGAAATGGGATCTATTCGTTTCTGAAGGTATAAAGGATGCTGAACCGGATGTGTTCTTAGAACCAGCCTTGTTTCTCATAAGGCCTGATAATACCTTATATTCCTCGAGTATACAGTCTATGCCGTTTGCCAGACCCAAGTTTGATGAATTGCTTAAGTCGATCTCTTTTGTATTAAAAGAGGATTATCCCGCAAGGGGAGAAGCTTAA
- a CDS encoding zinc-dependent metalloprotease, producing the protein MRTNLFIILAISISLVANAQFLEKKEDLKKYDGYFNFHYNEKEDEIYLEVDSLDQEFLYTHFLTTGIGSNDIGLDRGQLGGTAVVKFQKAGNKLLLVQPNQDYRAITKNQAEKESVSEAFAKSVLFGFEIKETKDDTYIIDFTPFLMQDAHAVSDKLKKGEYGTYKLEKSKSALALNRTKAFPENVEFEAMLTFEGDPKGRTINSVVPDAKNISVTQHHSFVKLPDDNYKKRVFDPRSGAIFISYMDYASPVYEPIKKRYAIRHRLEKKAPEAEISEAVEPIVYYLDPGTPEPVRSALLEGAKWWNRAFEEIGYENAFQVKMLPEDADPLDVRYNVIQWVHRSTRGWSYGASVVDPRTGEIIKGHVSLGSLRIRQDFMIAQAMMNRPFAESDLNHDPMMELALARIRQLSAHEVGHTIGFAHNFAASTEDRASVMDYPHPQFELDNGEIKFSNAYDTGIGKWDKVTVNYSYSDIPEDRNEKDYLNSILEEARTEGLIFITDSDARASGGANALAHLWDNGKNAMEELENILKIRKKAIENFSVENIRTGEAYSVLEDVFVPLYFFHRYQTEAAVKLVGGLQYEYAVKGGSNKIVEHVDGKMQEKALKTILKTLSAEELAIPEDKLELFPPRAFGYSRDRESFKSNTDVAFDAMGAPATASEMTLTFLMHPARAERLIQQHSLNTNLPGLEYVLDNIVSETIKANVTGNYKSNVQNTINFIVFKHLLSLAINEKSTPLVRAITNEKIDELSNWLKGKGDVVSKEMYRTIKMFREKPEDFKLELNVPKIPDGSPIGTYR; encoded by the coding sequence ATGCGCACTAATCTATTTATAATTCTGGCAATCAGTATTTCCCTTGTTGCAAATGCTCAATTTCTGGAAAAAAAGGAGGATTTAAAAAAATATGATGGCTACTTCAATTTTCATTATAACGAAAAAGAAGATGAAATCTACCTGGAAGTAGATAGTCTGGATCAGGAATTTTTATACACTCATTTTCTTACTACCGGGATTGGCTCGAACGACATTGGTTTGGATAGAGGACAGCTTGGAGGTACCGCGGTGGTGAAATTTCAGAAAGCCGGGAATAAATTACTGCTGGTTCAGCCAAATCAGGACTACAGGGCGATCACTAAAAATCAAGCTGAAAAGGAAAGTGTTTCTGAAGCTTTTGCAAAATCTGTATTGTTCGGATTTGAGATCAAAGAAACAAAAGACGATACTTATATTATTGATTTCACACCATTTCTAATGCAGGATGCACATGCTGTGTCAGATAAACTGAAAAAAGGTGAATATGGAACTTATAAGCTGGAAAAATCAAAAAGTGCTTTAGCGTTAAACCGAACCAAGGCTTTTCCTGAAAATGTGGAATTTGAAGCAATGCTAACTTTTGAAGGAGATCCCAAGGGCAGAACTATAAATTCAGTCGTACCCGATGCTAAAAATATTAGTGTCACCCAGCATCACTCTTTCGTGAAATTACCCGATGATAATTATAAGAAGAGAGTATTCGATCCCAGAAGCGGCGCCATCTTTATTTCTTATATGGATTATGCTTCTCCAGTATATGAACCCATTAAAAAGCGTTATGCTATAAGGCATCGTTTAGAGAAGAAAGCTCCTGAAGCCGAAATTAGCGAAGCTGTAGAACCTATTGTCTATTACCTGGATCCCGGTACTCCGGAACCGGTACGATCGGCATTACTGGAGGGTGCGAAATGGTGGAATCGGGCATTTGAAGAAATAGGTTATGAAAATGCTTTTCAGGTGAAAATGTTACCGGAAGATGCAGATCCTCTGGATGTAAGATACAATGTGATACAGTGGGTGCACAGATCTACTAGAGGCTGGAGTTATGGAGCCAGTGTGGTAGATCCAAGAACTGGTGAAATTATTAAAGGTCACGTAAGTCTTGGCAGTTTGAGAATTCGTCAGGATTTTATGATCGCCCAGGCTATGATGAATAGGCCGTTTGCCGAAAGTGATTTAAATCATGACCCCATGATGGAACTTGCTCTGGCCAGAATTCGTCAATTATCGGCACACGAAGTAGGCCATACCATTGGATTTGCACATAATTTTGCTGCCAGTACAGAAGATAGGGCTTCGGTAATGGATTATCCCCATCCTCAGTTTGAACTGGATAATGGTGAAATTAAATTTTCCAATGCTTATGATACAGGAATTGGCAAATGGGATAAGGTTACGGTTAATTATAGTTATAGCGATATTCCTGAAGACAGAAATGAAAAGGATTATCTTAATTCGATTTTGGAAGAAGCGAGAACTGAGGGCCTTATTTTTATTACAGATTCAGATGCTCGAGCATCAGGAGGAGCGAATGCACTGGCTCATTTGTGGGATAATGGGAAGAATGCAATGGAAGAGCTTGAAAATATTTTAAAGATTAGAAAAAAGGCGATTGAAAATTTTTCAGTCGAAAATATCAGGACTGGTGAAGCTTATTCTGTTTTGGAAGATGTGTTTGTGCCGCTTTATTTTTTCCATCGTTATCAAACCGAAGCGGCTGTGAAATTAGTTGGCGGACTCCAATATGAATATGCCGTAAAAGGCGGAAGCAATAAGATCGTAGAACACGTTGATGGGAAAATGCAGGAAAAGGCATTAAAGACTATTTTAAAAACTTTATCTGCTGAAGAGCTTGCTATTCCAGAGGATAAATTAGAATTATTCCCTCCACGTGCTTTTGGTTATTCAAGGGACAGAGAATCTTTTAAAAGTAATACCGATGTAGCTTTTGATGCAATGGGAGCTCCTGCAACAGCAAGTGAGATGACACTCACCTTTCTAATGCACCCGGCAAGAGCAGAAAGACTTATCCAGCAACATAGTTTAAATACTAATTTACCAGGGTTAGAGTATGTTTTGGATAATATTGTTTCAGAAACTATAAAAGCGAATGTGACTGGAAATTATAAATCAAATGTTCAGAATACGATCAATTTTATTGTTTTTAAGCATCTTTTGAGTTTGGCTATTAATGAAAAATCCACTCCGTTAGTAAGGGCTATTACCAATGAGAAAATTGACGAACTGTCTAACTGGTTAAAAGGGAAAGGGGATGTAGTTTCAAAAGAAATGTATAGAACTATAAAAATGTTCAGGGAAAAGCCGGAGGATTTTAAGTTGGAGTTGAATGTTCCAAAGATTCCCGATGGTTCACCCATTGGAACCTATCGTTAA
- a CDS encoding alpha-E domain-containing protein — protein MLARVANNLFWMGRYIERSEHIARYLNVNYFASLDAPNELSQNRQFVLQSMLFMADDFSRTEAELKEAEVLYDIGLNPEKSFSIINYVKLARENANSARDLISTELYESINKFYHFVLNYPVDNFLKRGLYDFTVQVAESTSVLRGKIRGTLLHDEVYAIIMLGINIERATQIIRIINSKFKDAVIAQGSYGDTLKNSYEWTTLLKCAESYDMMRRFYRQTPTSITTLEFLILNTDCPRSVMNSLNEVCKHIMVLSTEKHPSKHSSAFLIGKVRAKYQYKVIEEIESDLQSFIENILDDLNNIGLKLQTEYFNY, from the coding sequence ATGTTAGCACGAGTAGCCAATAATTTATTTTGGATGGGGAGATATATAGAACGTTCAGAGCATATAGCCAGATATTTAAACGTGAATTATTTTGCGTCCCTGGACGCTCCAAATGAACTTTCTCAAAACCGTCAATTTGTTCTTCAGTCTATGCTTTTCATGGCTGATGATTTTAGCCGAACAGAAGCTGAGCTTAAAGAAGCAGAGGTATTATACGATATTGGCCTGAATCCGGAGAAATCTTTTTCTATTATTAACTATGTAAAGCTCGCCCGGGAAAATGCAAATAGCGCACGAGATCTCATTTCTACGGAATTATATGAATCTATTAATAAATTCTATCATTTTGTACTCAACTATCCAGTTGATAATTTTCTTAAAAGAGGCCTCTATGATTTTACGGTTCAGGTAGCCGAAAGTACTTCGGTTTTGAGAGGTAAAATTAGAGGCACCTTACTACATGATGAAGTTTATGCCATTATTATGTTGGGAATTAATATTGAAAGAGCTACACAGATCATCCGGATCATAAATTCCAAATTCAAGGATGCGGTAATTGCGCAGGGAAGTTATGGAGATACCCTTAAGAATAGTTACGAATGGACTACCCTTTTGAAATGTGCAGAATCTTACGATATGATGAGAAGATTCTACAGGCAAACTCCCACCAGCATTACTACCCTGGAATTTTTAATTTTAAATACAGATTGCCCAAGATCTGTAATGAATAGTTTGAACGAAGTTTGCAAACATATTATGGTGCTCAGTACTGAAAAACATCCTTCTAAACACTCCTCCGCCTTTTTAATAGGAAAAGTAAGAGCCAAATACCAATATAAAGTCATCGAAGAAATTGAAAGTGACCTGCAATCGTTTATTGAAAATATTCTGGACGATCTAAATAACATTGGCCTTAAGCTACAAACCGAATATTTTAATTATTAA
- a CDS encoding transglutaminase family protein has translation MNLDYKINYTAKNTYENQTSGALWQFLIIPEDNESQELIADNFSNSLNIPVENSINGYDFRTYRIRTRAAFEEIEFTANFHLTKKVVNIFEKLTQGFSETEYQHLRSLEFMAGNDVFLRQTDLTTLHQKVDFQFDEKISLLENLQNLNSWIKNEFTFKANVTDIDTDLNHILEIKQGVCQDFTHLFIAIAKQFGIPSRYVSGYLHQGNGYFGDSQMHAWVECCLPDSGWVGFDPTNNLIAAENHIKVAHGKDYSDCPPLKGVVFSSGKNETEYTVSVSAQQQQQQ, from the coding sequence ATGAATCTGGACTATAAAATAAATTATACGGCAAAAAACACCTATGAAAATCAGACCAGTGGTGCTCTTTGGCAGTTTTTGATCATTCCGGAAGATAATGAATCTCAGGAATTGATAGCAGACAACTTCAGTAATTCCTTAAATATCCCTGTTGAAAATTCTATTAATGGCTATGATTTTAGAACCTACAGAATTAGAACCAGGGCAGCTTTTGAAGAAATAGAATTCACTGCCAACTTTCATCTTACAAAAAAAGTAGTGAACATCTTTGAAAAGCTTACTCAAGGGTTTTCAGAAACCGAATATCAACACTTAAGGTCACTGGAATTTATGGCTGGCAACGATGTGTTTCTTCGCCAAACCGATTTAACCACCTTGCATCAAAAAGTAGATTTTCAGTTTGATGAAAAAATTAGCCTGTTGGAAAATCTGCAAAATTTGAATTCATGGATAAAAAATGAATTCACTTTTAAAGCGAACGTTACCGACATTGATACCGATTTGAATCATATTCTTGAAATTAAACAGGGAGTTTGCCAGGATTTTACACATCTGTTTATCGCCATAGCTAAACAATTCGGAATTCCTTCCAGGTACGTATCAGGTTATTTGCATCAGGGGAACGGTTATTTTGGAGACTCACAAATGCATGCATGGGTGGAATGCTGCCTGCCCGATAGCGGATGGGTAGGATTTGATCCTACAAATAATCTAATTGCGGCTGAAAACCACATTAAAGTAGCTCACGGAAAAGACTATTCAGATTGTCCACCACTAAAAGGTGTGGTTTTTTCTTCTGGCAAGAACGAAACCGAATATACTGTATCGGTTTCTGCACAGCAACAACAACAGCAATAA
- a CDS encoding pyridoxal-phosphate dependent enzyme, with the protein MREDLKVYDNVLQLVGNTPLIHLNKITSTFKGQYFAKVEAFNPGHSSKDRIALHIIEEAESKGILKPGDTIIETTSGNTGFSIAMVSCIKGYECILAVSSKSSKDKIDMLKTMGAKVYVCPANVPADDPRSYYEVAKRLHKEIKGSVYINQYFNELNIDAHFHTTGPEIWKQTEGKITHLLACSGTGGTISGTARFLKEKNPEIKILGVDAFGSVLKKYHETRELDKAEIYPYRIEGLGKNLIPSATDFDVIDKFTKVSDEDAAHTAREIARTEGLFVGYTSGAAMQGLKQYQEEGEFDENSNVVIVFPDHGSRYMSKIYSDDWMNEQGFFDTEQETTSQTIEVIK; encoded by the coding sequence ATGAGAGAAGATTTGAAGGTATATGACAACGTATTACAGTTAGTTGGTAATACTCCGTTAATTCACCTAAATAAGATTACCAGTACTTTTAAGGGACAATACTTTGCAAAAGTAGAAGCTTTTAATCCTGGTCACTCCTCCAAAGATAGAATAGCACTTCATATAATAGAAGAAGCTGAGAGTAAAGGCATCTTAAAACCCGGAGATACCATTATTGAAACCACTTCTGGGAATACTGGTTTCAGTATAGCAATGGTGAGTTGTATCAAGGGGTATGAATGTATTTTAGCGGTAAGCTCGAAATCTTCAAAAGATAAGATAGACATGCTGAAAACAATGGGAGCTAAGGTGTATGTCTGTCCGGCCAACGTTCCCGCAGACGATCCTAGATCTTATTACGAAGTTGCTAAAAGATTACATAAAGAAATAAAAGGTTCCGTTTATATCAATCAGTATTTCAATGAATTGAATATAGACGCCCATTTTCATACTACAGGTCCTGAAATTTGGAAACAAACTGAAGGAAAAATCACACATTTACTGGCGTGTAGCGGAACAGGGGGTACTATCTCTGGAACTGCTAGATTCTTAAAAGAAAAGAATCCCGAGATTAAAATTCTTGGAGTAGATGCATTTGGTTCAGTCTTAAAAAAATATCACGAAACCCGTGAGTTGGATAAAGCGGAGATTTATCCCTATAGAATTGAAGGTTTGGGGAAAAATCTTATCCCGTCGGCTACAGATTTTGATGTCATAGATAAATTCACCAAGGTTTCTGATGAAGATGCAGCGCATACTGCAAGGGAAATTGCAAGAACGGAAGGTCTTTTCGTTGGTTATACCAGTGGAGCGGCAATGCAGGGCTTGAAACAATACCAGGAAGAAGGAGAATTTGATGAAAATTCGAATGTAGTTATAGTTTTTCCAGATCACGGTTCCAGATATATGAGTAAGATCTATAGCGATGATTGGATGAATGAGCAAGGATTCTTTGATACAGAACAGGAAACTACATCACAAACTATCGAAGTAATTAAATAA
- a CDS encoding GntG family PLP-dependent aldolase: MKEIDLRSDTVTRPTKGMLQAIMSAEVGDDVYKEDPTINKLEKKLAEMFGKDEALFFPTGSMANQAAIKLHTQPGEQLICDKWAHVYNYEGGGVSFNSGVSCKLVDGDRGMITAEQVEENINPPDFYHSPLTTLVCLENTTNKGGGACYDLEEVKKIRQVCNQNELGFHLDGARLFNALVKTGESPKDYGKLFDTISVCLSKGLGTPMGSVLIGDSRLMKNAIRVRKVLGGGMRQVGFMAAAGIYALDNHLEKLKKDNERALEISNFLKNQAYVKRVEPTETNIVIFYLNDADKEPEFMDQLSENNIRISNMGQGKLRIVTHLDYSEEMHQYFLKTLQNIDL; this comes from the coding sequence ATGAAAGAGATAGATCTTAGAAGTGATACGGTTACCAGGCCAACTAAAGGAATGTTGCAGGCTATCATGTCTGCGGAAGTTGGTGATGATGTATATAAAGAGGATCCAACGATTAATAAGCTGGAGAAGAAACTTGCAGAAATGTTCGGGAAAGACGAAGCCTTGTTTTTTCCAACAGGAAGTATGGCAAACCAGGCGGCTATAAAACTTCATACACAGCCGGGAGAACAGTTGATTTGTGATAAATGGGCCCATGTTTACAATTATGAAGGCGGGGGAGTTTCTTTTAATAGCGGTGTTTCCTGTAAACTGGTAGATGGAGACCGGGGAATGATCACTGCTGAACAGGTGGAAGAAAACATTAATCCTCCAGACTTTTATCATAGTCCGTTAACAACTTTAGTTTGTCTTGAAAACACGACCAATAAAGGAGGAGGTGCCTGTTATGATCTTGAAGAAGTTAAGAAGATAAGACAGGTTTGCAACCAAAATGAACTTGGATTTCATCTGGATGGTGCAAGACTTTTTAATGCGCTGGTTAAGACGGGCGAGAGTCCAAAGGATTATGGTAAGCTTTTCGATACCATATCAGTTTGTCTGTCCAAGGGGCTGGGCACACCAATGGGATCTGTATTAATTGGTGATAGCCGACTTATGAAAAATGCAATTAGAGTAAGAAAAGTTCTGGGTGGCGGAATGCGCCAGGTAGGATTTATGGCTGCAGCCGGTATTTATGCGCTGGATAATCACCTGGAAAAACTTAAGAAGGATAATGAAAGAGCATTGGAAATTTCAAATTTTCTAAAAAATCAGGCGTATGTTAAAAGAGTAGAGCCTACAGAGACCAATATAGTTATCTTTTATTTGAACGATGCTGATAAAGAACCAGAATTTATGGATCAGCTGTCAGAAAATAATATAAGAATAAGCAATATGGGGCAGGGTAAATTAAGGATTGTGACGCATCTGGACTATTCTGAAGAGATGCATCAATATTTCCTGAAAACACTTCAGAATATAGACCTGTAA
- a CDS encoding YbaB/EbfC family nucleoid-associated protein, whose amino-acid sequence MFGDMMGMMNKLKEAQEKVEATKKRMDTVLIDEQSNDRLLKVTITANREIKNISIDDQLLEDKEQLEDYLVLTMNKAIEKATGINEAEVGAAAKDGMPDIPGISDMMK is encoded by the coding sequence ATGTTTGGAGATATGATGGGCATGATGAATAAATTGAAGGAAGCCCAGGAAAAAGTAGAAGCTACAAAAAAGAGAATGGACACGGTTCTTATAGATGAACAATCCAATGACCGATTATTAAAAGTAACCATCACAGCGAATAGGGAAATAAAAAATATCTCTATAGATGATCAATTACTTGAAGATAAAGAACAGCTGGAAGATTACCTGGTTTTAACCATGAATAAGGCTATTGAAAAAGCTACGGGTATTAATGAAGCTGAAGTTGGCGCTGCCGCTAAAGATGGAATGCCAGATATTCCTGGTATCTCAGATATGATGAAATAA
- a CDS encoding S9 family peptidase — translation MKRVFLILLGCVTFATAQNNKNLKKDIQAPKAKKIAKKLEMHSDVRLDNYFWMNQREDQEVIDYLKAENDYNDQMTSHTKEFQKSLFEEMKSRIKEDDQSVPYKLNGYWYITRFEKGFDYPVYSRKRETQDAPEEIMFNVNEMAKGFDYYSLGGLNVTPNNKLVAFGTDTLSRRKYTIRIKNLETGEIYDEEIKNTTGGSTWANDNKTLYYTKKDPQTLRSFRIYKHILGTDQKEDQLVYEEEDETFNTYVYKSKSREYIIIGSHSTLTTEYRFLDANKPEEGFKVFQPRVRGLEYSISHFDGHFYVVTNKDEATNFKLMKTPVDNTGMENWVDVIPHRMDFLLEDIDIFKEYLVVSERTNGLNKIRIIKWNDNKEFYIPFDNETYTAYTSINPDFETDLLRYTYNSMSTPTSVVEYNMKTGDKNVLKEQEVLGGNFDKNNYVSERLWATANDGTRIPISLVYKKGTKKDGSSPLLQYAYGSYGSTIDPYFSTVRLSLLDRGFIYAIAHIRGGEYLGREWYEAGKLFRKKNTFTDFVNVSEFLIKENYTSANHLYAMGGSAGGLLMGAVVNMAPNLYNGVIAAVPFVDVVTTMLDDSIPLTTGEYDEWGNPNNKDYYEYMKSYSPYDNVKAQDYPNMLVTTGLHDSQVQYWEPAKWVAKLRELKTDDNILLLHTNMDAGHGGASGRFEALKEVAEEYAFLLELEGIHE, via the coding sequence ATGAAAAGAGTATTCCTTATTCTATTAGGATGCGTTACATTTGCAACCGCTCAAAATAATAAGAATTTGAAAAAAGACATTCAAGCCCCGAAAGCAAAGAAAATCGCCAAAAAACTCGAGATGCATAGTGATGTGCGTCTAGATAATTATTTCTGGATGAATCAACGTGAAGATCAGGAGGTGATAGATTATCTGAAGGCCGAAAATGACTATAATGATCAGATGACTTCGCATACGAAGGAATTTCAGAAATCCTTGTTTGAAGAAATGAAATCACGAATAAAGGAAGATGATCAATCTGTTCCTTATAAATTGAACGGTTACTGGTATATAACCCGGTTTGAAAAAGGATTTGATTATCCTGTTTATTCCCGAAAAAGGGAAACTCAGGATGCGCCAGAGGAGATCATGTTCAATGTAAATGAAATGGCGAAAGGTTTTGATTATTATAGCCTTGGCGGCCTTAATGTTACGCCCAATAATAAACTGGTAGCATTTGGAACAGATACGTTAAGCCGAAGAAAATACACGATCAGGATCAAGAACCTCGAAACAGGAGAGATCTATGATGAGGAAATAAAAAATACCACGGGAGGTTCTACCTGGGCCAATGATAACAAAACACTTTATTATACCAAGAAAGACCCCCAAACTTTAAGGTCTTTCAGAATCTATAAGCATATTCTTGGTACCGATCAAAAAGAAGATCAGCTGGTGTATGAAGAAGAAGATGAGACATTTAATACCTACGTTTATAAATCGAAGTCCAGGGAATATATCATTATTGGCTCTCACAGTACTTTAACTACGGAATATCGTTTCCTGGACGCTAATAAGCCGGAGGAAGGCTTTAAAGTGTTTCAGCCCAGAGTGAGAGGATTGGAATACAGTATATCCCATTTTGACGGACATTTCTATGTGGTTACGAATAAAGATGAAGCGACCAATTTTAAGTTAATGAAAACACCGGTAGATAATACCGGTATGGAAAACTGGGTAGATGTGATTCCGCATAGAATGGATTTTTTACTGGAAGACATAGATATTTTTAAGGAGTACCTTGTAGTTAGTGAGCGAACCAATGGTCTTAATAAAATAAGGATCATAAAATGGAACGATAACAAGGAATTTTATATTCCTTTTGATAATGAGACCTACACGGCATATACTTCTATAAATCCGGACTTTGAAACTGACCTGTTGAGGTATACCTATAACAGCATGTCTACACCAACTTCAGTAGTGGAGTATAACATGAAGACAGGAGATAAGAATGTGCTGAAGGAGCAGGAAGTCCTGGGAGGGAATTTTGATAAGAATAATTATGTTTCTGAAAGACTTTGGGCAACTGCCAATGATGGAACCAGGATCCCGATTTCTTTAGTTTATAAAAAGGGCACCAAAAAAGATGGAAGTAGTCCTTTACTTCAATATGCCTATGGTTCATACGGTTCCACGATAGACCCCTATTTCTCAACTGTAAGGCTGAGTTTGCTGGATAGAGGATTTATTTACGCAATAGCCCATATACGCGGGGGTGAGTATCTTGGAAGAGAGTGGTATGAGGCCGGAAAATTGTTTAGAAAGAAGAATACGTTTACAGATTTTGTGAATGTTTCAGAATTCCTCATCAAAGAAAATTATACTTCAGCCAACCACCTTTATGCCATGGGCGGATCAGCCGGAGGGCTACTTATGGGAGCGGTTGTTAATATGGCTCCCAATTTATATAACGGAGTGATCGCCGCAGTACCATTTGTAGATGTGGTTACTACAATGCTTGATGATAGCATTCCACTAACTACAGGAGAATATGATGAATGGGGAAATCCTAATAACAAAGATTATTACGAGTACATGAAATCTTATTCACCTTATGATAATGTAAAAGCACAGGACTACCCTAATATGTTAGTTACAACAGGCCTTCATGATTCCCAGGTACAATACTGGGAACCTGCAAAGTGGGTAGCCAAATTAAGGGAACTGAAAACCGATGATAATATTTTGCTTTTACATACTAATATGGATGCAGGGCATGGAGGTGCTTCTGGAAGATTTGAAGCTTTAAAAGAAGTAGCTGAAGAATACGCGTTCTTATTGGAATTGGAAGGCATTCACGAATAA